The genomic DNA AGGTAATCATGAAAATCAAATGATGCAGAATATATACAAGCACTttgtgaattataaaaataatacaaaatttaaagtttatagAGCCAGTTACAAAATCCTATTAGTCATATATTTATAGATTGTGTTCACAGCAATCATTTAACCACAAATAAAATATCCCTTGATGATGCTGCCATAATGATATGTCCATTATTAGATTATGTTACATgacaaagttgaaagaattttgcAGATGCAGCTAAGGTTCCTAAACAACTCACTCGGAGACTGTTGAAAGGGCCTGACCTAATCAGGTGAACCCTTGCAAGAAGGATTCTCCTTGTAAGCCTTGAAGAAGTATGTACCATGTTGTGAGAGGGCCACATTGGCTAAAACCTAAAGGTGGCCTCTAGAAGATGAGACGTACCTTCCAGTTGTGggcaagcaggaaaaaaattggaACCTCAGTTGCAACCACAAGGAATTGAATTCCACCAACAATCTGAGTGAGCTAAGAAGAGTACTCCAAGCTTCAGATGATACCACAACCTAGCTGACACCTAGATTTCAGCTTTGCGTGATCCTCAGTATGAGAACCTGTCTGTGCTGTGCCGGACTTCTAATAtatagaactgtgagataatggGTCACattggccagttgtggtggctcatacctgtaaatcccagcactttgggaggctgaggtgggcatatctcctgaggtcaagagttcaagaccattttggccaacatggtgaaaccctgtctctactgaaaatacaaaaattagctgaacgtggtggtgaacgcctgtagtcccagctacttgggaggctgaggcaggagaattgctggaactggggaggcggaggttgcagtgagctgagattgtgcccactgcactccagcctgggtgacagagcaagagtctgtcattcataaataaataaattaattaattaatggatCACATTAAGCCTTTAAGTTTGTGGTAATCTATTATGcagtaatagaaaacaaatacagataCTCTCCCATGATGTTTTTCCCATGATGATTTCCCATGATATTTACAGGTTCTGCCCACATTTGAGGGGTATGTGGGAATAAAACAGAGCATGTACAGTGGGGGGCTTATAGTCTACATActgaaatgtggggttggagccccaacaCAAGGCCCCAgcagggcactgcctagtagagctatGGGAAAGGTGCTGCCACCCTCCAGACTTGAGAATGGTAGAGCCGCCAGCAGCTTGCACTCTGagcttggaaaagccacagacactcaacttCAACTATGAGGGAAGCCgcgtaccctgcaaagccacaggagtggagctgcccaaggccttgagggcccaccccttgcaccagtgtgccAGGATGCAGGACATGGAATCAAGGAATATGTTGGGGCTTTAAAGTTTAATGTCTTCCccgctgggtttcagacttgcctCGAGCCTGTTGCCCCTTTCTTTAGCCAATTTCTCCGTTTTGGGACAAGAATGTTTTACTCAGTGCCTGTACCGCCaactgtatcttggaagtaaataacttatattttatttcacaggctcataggtggaaggagtTTACCTTaagtctcaaatgagactttggacttttgagtgatgctagaatgaattaagactttgagggactattgggaagggatgattatattttgcaatgtgagaaagacatgagttTTGGGGGACTGGGGGTAGAATGACATTGTTTGGGTGTTTGtctccttcaaatctcatgtttaaatgtaatccccagtgttggaggtggggcctgatgggaaatgtttgggtcatgggggcggatccctcatgaatggcttagagccactggtgatgagtgagttctcactcagttcGTGCAAGACCTAGTGGCTTAAAAGAGTCTGCTCCCCCTTTGCTTTCCATTGTGATTGTAACCTTCCTGGGGCCTTCATCAGAAGCCAGGCAAATATTGGTGCCATGCtagtaaagcctgcagaaccataaacaaaaaaaaccttttttctttataaattacccagcctcaggtactcCTTTATAGTGATGCAAAACAGGCTAACAAtatataaatttgtaatttttaagttatatattgtttttattaaacacTTATGAGTACTGTTTGAAGTgctttatttaatccttataacaatccTATGAATTTGGTAataatattcacattttacagatgaggaaattaccCAAGATTATGTAGCTAATAAGTTGCATGGCAGAAATTAGCATCTGGCATCAGTTTGCAATCTTTACCACTAACACTATGTCTGTGCATCATATTAATCATAATCATTTTCTCTGTCATGTGTTGAAAGCTATTGTGCCAAACATTGTGCTAAGAGTTTTAGAAGCATGATCTGATTTGATAAATCTACAGTGTAGATTCTATTCTTTTACTTCTTGAGGAAATTTTGAGACCCCCCCCCAAAGATTAAATAACTTCTTTCCCTTGTTCATTGTATTAAACTGCAGTTCTCCACTCATCTGTATATTTGATGCCTTTTGCAATATGGCTTTGTAATTTTTCCCATCAAGAAGTAAAGTCTATTTCCTCAACCATTAAATCTGGGCTGGCCCTTGTAACTTGCTTACAGAAAAAGTGATGGTCAGTTCCAAGCCCAGGCCTCAAAAGCCCTAATGCACTACTTCTCTCATTTGGAACCCTGCCACTGACATGAGAACAAGCCAAGGGTAACAAGTTGCCAATGACAGACCATGCAAAACAGAGACAACGCATCTCAGATGAGGTCATACTTAATCAGCCCGCCTGCCAGCTGATCACAAACATACATGAGACATGAGAGGTCAGCCAACTGTAGATTTGTGAGGAAGGATAGctgttgttttaaactgctatttttttttttttttttttttttttggtacagtctcacttggtcactcatgctggagtatAGCTGtctgatcatggcttactgccgccttgacctcccaggctcaagtgatcctcctgcctcagccccttgagtagcttggagtacaggtgcatgccaccatgtccagctaatttttgtttttaattttttatagagacaggatctcactatgttgctgaggctggtcttgaactcctggattcaagcagttctcctgccttagcttcccaaagtgtgagattacaggtataagctacCATGAAAATCACATTGAAAATCACAGTTCGTTATGCATTAGTATTACTAAATCATGTTTAGTCATGTAGCCAGTAAGTGGCagtcagaaacacacacacacacaaggataTGGCCCAGCTTGTCTTATTATAAATACAGCTTGATAATTACAAAACTAAGAAATACAATCTAACCCCCATTCATGGCTTGCCTCTTTCCCATTAACCATCCAGAGTTCACTAAGAAACTACAGCCTGACTGAATCCTAGCAAATGAGGGTAGTAGTGGAGCAGCACTGACAGTGGAATAGAGGCTGGTCTCAGTCTTTTCGGAGCACAGAATCAGCTGAATGAAGATCCCTACTGGAAGGCACTTGATGCTCAGGAATGGGTCAGTACCGGCATTTTGTGTGGTGGAACCCATGGCTTTCACAGGGCAACAGATTTTGCCAGTGCTAGTGAGTCTTGCTGTGGCCAGAAATAAAATGATGGAGGCTAGATCCTCTGGTGACCTACCACTGCTGGCATGTGCTCCTTTCACAGCTGTTCTTCAAGGAAAggtaaattcatttattcattcaacaaatttaaaaatgcccACTATGTCATAGAAACTTCTAGGTGCTAAGGATGTAGCAATGAATGAAACTAAACTTCTTGCCCCATTGAACTTGAAACTTTTAGTGGAAGAGACAACATATGCACAGATATAGAATACCTAAGTGCCATGAGGATTAAAGCAGGATTAAGGTGAGAGGAACAAGGAGTACAATCAGATTGGGAAATTAGGGGAGACCTCTCTAAGGAGATGACACTGACCCTTGAGCAGAGACCTGTAAGTGAGGAAGGCATGTAGACACCGGGTTAGAGTGATCCAGTGTGGGGAACACATTCAGTGCTCTTGAGGCTGTGCTTGGTCTACTAGAGGAACAGAGAGCTGTCTATGAACTGAAGCAGACTGATCAAGGAAGGTAGAGAGTCACGGGCAAGTCATGTAGAAGCTACTGGGCAACAGTAAGACCTAAACTTTCTTCTATGAGATAGTGCCACTATCATAACTAGTACAGTGTAAAACTTCAGTTTGTTGGCTGAATTGGGGTGGGGGAGAGCTACAATTTATATGATTTAAGGTAAACTGTTCCCAGTCATGGCTAGCCATGAATCATTTGTAGAACTATTTGATTCCTGGACCCACCTACTGGGTCAAAATCTAGCATGAAACCCagaattagtattttatttaaaaaagaacattccaggctgggtgcggtggctcacgcctgtaatccccacactttgggaggccgaggtgggtggatcacgaggtcaagagatcaagaccatcctggccaacacagggaaaccccatctctactaaaaatacaaaaattagctgggcgtggtggtatacacctgtagtcccagctattcgggaggctgaggcaggagaatcacttgaacctgggagggggaggttgcagtgagccaagatcacgccactacactccagcctggtgacagagcaagactccatctaaacaacaaaaattccatCCTTAAATGTATGACTGTATTTgcaaagaaaatgtgaaaggatATACACCAAACTATTTACAGTACGAACCTCAGGCATATTATTTTAGTTCTGAGTAGAAATGCCTTAGCTTCAGTGTTTAAGTTTTAACAAtgagcctttttgttttgttttttgagacagtctctctctgtcacccaggctggagtacagtggtgtgatctccgctcactgcaagctccacctcccaggttcacaccactctcctgcccagtctgtagctgggactacaggcgcccaccaccacgcccggctaatttttttgtatttttagtagagacagggtttcactgtgtcagccaggatggtctcgatctcctgaccttgtgatccgcccgcctcagcctcccaaagtgttggtattacaggcgtgagccaccacgcctggcccaatgAGCCTTTCTAAAGCTATATCCGCATCTTTTGTAAAACTGCTACCAAAGACATCCATTTTGTCACATCTCTAATAAAAAGGATTTGAAACCAAATTGCACACAGGAGTGCATTCAACGTTCTTCAGATGAATGAATACAGTGGCAAGTCTGAAGAGTTTAGTGTcaagtaaattggtactggggtGCTTCTATCACAGAAAATGAATAACTCATGGCATTTTTACTATTGCTACAACAGTGGCAAATTTTTAATCTAAGCACTCTGTAGTCACAATTATCCTTGCCTAGGTTTAAAGCTACTTAAAATCCTTTTTGGACTTAGGCAGactaacaaataaatgaatgggatTTCTAACCTAACACCAGGTACTGAGTTATGCAAAATTACACAAACATTACAAAAAACTACAGTAGAAAAACCAACAGAACATACAcaacttaaagagaaaaaatttttattgtgatataaaATGCACTTATAAAATGTCCACCAGAAGGCATGTAATTCTTCACTGCTATATAAATTTATTGGGAATATGTTATTCACCATCTAGATATGATAATGCCAACTAAAACATACTGTAAACGATGAGTTATACTCTATAACAAATGCATCACTGATTTTCAGCAATCATTGGTTTAGTAATAATCAGTTTAAGACTATAATCACATCTCTATTCTGGAATGTCCATTTGTTTTAATGTAGTGTAGTGGAATTTAGAGTATAATTGCACATAGATGGTACAGAAAAACATTcacttctaaattattttatacctTCATGACAGGTAGTCTTCCTGACCGAAAACACCAGCTTCAGCTATGGTCTGCAACACAGCTCCAGGATGCTTAATGCAATAATTTGGGTGTATGTATGTCTGTCTACATGTACACCCATGGAACAACTTATATCTTTAGTAAACAAGTGCAACATTGTCAGTTATCCTGCATGTTTAAATATTATAGTCTGATtatttgtaaacaaacaaaaccccacacaAATActctaaattctatttttaaaatctgtcaaCCCATAATTATTCTAATATGCTTTACTTACTCGAACACAAATTTCTGAAAGGTGCATATATTACCTTAGATAATAAGGTTTAGAAATGAGTGCTTCACACTATGAAATGTGCATTTCCGGTAATTGATTTACGCAGCATAAAGTTTAGATCAAGAAATTACAAATCCTGGATCCCcacatttcatttagaaaatgccTCAAAGTTATGGCTCTTGCAGCAGGTTTAACAGATTAAACATGAAGTGTTCTAGCTCCCTCTATTTCAAGTATCAAAGAAATATGAGGCTCAAAATCTCTCTAGGTTGTAACTGATAATGCAAAGCATTAGAAAACAgttaaatgtgttttgaaatacaGTATTAACTGAGATTATTAAGGTGTTTATCTGTGTTAGCCTGTTAAGTACCAGGactttaaagtcattttaaatctGAGTATTTGCTCAGAAGTGATAAAGAACACAATTTGCCTATAAATGTATGGTTTTGGAGAAAAAAGTCaatcctgatttttaaaactcaacattttttgtttccttttgatgatattaatttaaatttcaatctGAACATAAATTTTTGGCCTCACAGAGCATTAGAAAGATAATTTACTAAGGCTGTTTAAAGTCTTTCAATGTCATCAGAAATCCTGCAGTATAGAAAATATCTAGTACCCTTAAAGTTTCAGAGTGAGCTGATCTGCAATTttaatgctattaaaaaaaagtcaaatataaaagACTGCTGCAATGTAAAGCACTATTTCTAAAAATTGCAGACATGATCCTACAGTCTGACAGAGCTAGTGTGCTAGCTCTGAGTAAGCAACTTCCGGCCTTTTCCAAGACATACTAAGTTTCCAGCTTAGAAAATACTCTAGCCTGGTCCTTAACATATTCATTAAGTAGTATGAATACTTTAAGGTCTTTCTGTCCCACAAGAAAGTAGGAAGTTTACCCTTTGAGACATCAGACTTTCTAGAACTGGCCCAActgtataaaattttaagaagtatttGTAGTGTGGAATCAACACTATGAAAACAGTGTGACAAAATTAAACACTATGTTGAACCCTTTTCTAGCTTTAACTCAAAAGTAGAAATCATGAGTTTTctataacattaattttaaaaacacacagaagtGAAAAGTGCCATTTTCcaaaaagtacaattttttttcccactttataTCAACATGGAATGATTTCAGTTCTCCTGTACTAAAAGctggacttttaaaaaactagtaTTGCAATGTTTAATGTGATGACTTTAATCAGTAGTAGCTTCAGTTTCCGCTGGGCCCCTAATTAGTCTTCGAATTCCTCTTTTTCCTGCAGGACCTTTTGGTTTTGCAAAACTTTGCTTGTGTGCATGCTGCTTGGGATGTACTTCTTCATAAAGGAAGTCTGCAGTCAACTCATCCCCATTGTCTATCTCAATctgtaaaagataaaattagaagcACAACATTCAAAACCTAATACAAGCAACAAGCTGGTTTTCAGGTATATGAATGCTCACAAATAATACCCATTCCAGTAAGGCAGAATCAAGGACCATATGTAAAcagtttcactttcttcttttgggGGAAGGGGCTAAATTGCTTGAATATATAATCAGCTATATTCACTTCCTTCTTGGTTCTTTCTTACTGCTCcagtttaaataatatttaaaagtagaagCCACCACTATATTCTCAAGTTGCTGTGATACACTATTTATTCAAGGAACATTTACCCATGGCCCTTTCATCACTTGGGTCACTTGAAAGCCCTCTACAAGAGAGGTAAACAAACCATGGCCCAAAGGCCAAATCTTGCCCAAGGTaagattgttttacattttttaagggtTGTTAAACAACAATATGTGACAGAGATTATATGTGGCCTGGCAAAGCCTTTACTTACTATTTGGTCCTTTGTAGAAAAAGTCAGCTGATCCCTGCTGTAGAAGGTGCTACCCATGATAAAGTGATTGATTCTTAGGAACTTAAAAAGCATGAAGGGTTCAGAACCTAAAAACACTGGTAGTTTTTAAGGACCTGTATTCGTATGAGTTTAAGGGCTCAAGAATATATATCTTTCCCCATGCCCTATCTGtacttaagaaaattaaattaagaaaactggTAGCTtagtttccaaaattcaaatgtttatgCTTATTCCTTACTTCCCCCAAACTGGAAAGACTCCCAACCATCCCATAATTCACAGTCATAATGGAGACTGTAATTCCTTATTAATATGGAGTCCAGAAATAATCACAAGTATGTAGCTCTCGCAGCACTGTCCAATAGGACTTTTTGCACTGATGGAAATGTCCTATACATTCTGCACTAACCAATAAAGTAGCCAGTAACCACATTTAGCTAATGAGCATTTGACATGAGGATAGTGGAGTTAAGAAACAGAACTTTAAATCTTATTTAAagttaaatagccacatgtggcttacTAGAAAGTACAGATATATATAGAGATGGGGATCATGATAGGTAGTCCCCAGGCACTTAGAGGAGATCCTAAGGATTTAGGAtgataacaagaaaaataaatattttcatttataaatcacAACACATCAGAAACtacatagaaatgaaaagaaaaatttagcaaAAACTGAAGATTTTAAAATGGCTACCTTTCTAATTACATCCATTTGTAGTTGTCTTTCTACAATTTCTAGCAGAGGGCTCTTGCAGCTAGAATATAGCATCCGCTCTCTTATACTGCATGTGTATCCaggcattgaataaataaaaactgtaagttcaaataataacaaatataattaGCATATCAATACATAAACTTCATAAAACTACAGCTAAGCCCTCTGGGCAAGAAATAAGTAAGCATATAGGGCTGATATACTAATAAACAAACTGAAAGTAACGTGTTAAAAACAATGTATCATATACCTATGGACTCTAAATAGTCTCCTTCATGGGAATGTTTATACAGAAAGAAATGGTAACGAGCTGAATCCTTGGGAATCCTCTTTGGCAAATCTTTTAGTTCTGTATTTGTTGTGTTGGccaaaattataatttcattttttatatctatttcctgccaataagaaacaaaatatattcattaaaaccAGATATAAAGAAATTAAGTTAAAACATGTAATAAAAAGACTAAGAGATAAAGGAGGAACTTAGTTCTGCACTGTTTGACTTTTTCAcaacaaacatttacaaaatgaattttagaaatcagaaagcatatttaaaatttaaaatacattaaaaataaacccTATATGAGCCATAAACTATCAAAAAGAGCAGCCACTTAATAATCATTATACATCTCTTACCAACTGCACATAATTGAGCTGTCTTTTATTCAATTTTTCCAAAGCCTGAAAGGCTTCTCGAGAAATGGGAAATGCTACTCCTTGTAGTGTTTGATGCTTAGTGTCCACACCCACGTCAGTCTGTACCTAAGTATGACAGATTTAATTTACAAGTTTAGCAGTTAGCAGTATCCTatggcaaaaataagaaaacccaaCCTCTATAAAATAGCATCATTCAACCCTAGCCCAGcctataattaaaattatttttcacatttgttcaCGGTCCTGCTAGCATTTTGTCAACATGCAGAGTGCATGACACATCTTTATGACAATGTTGGAAGTGAACATTTGCATGAGTGTACAAAATTAGTGGGGTTTGGGGGCgtttgtttttatgtttggtTTGGCACAATTTCAATGAGCTACACAAGCTCTTTAGATTACACCATTAGTTATAAAATTTTACTTGAtagaatttataaacaacaaTCTACATACAGTATGTATAGAACTTTACTTTGTTCTGTTGGACAGAAAACGCAACACAAACACCATGCACTGAATTGAAAGGAAGTACAAACAGTGTACAAAGACATAACACAGCTCAACAAGTTATACTACTGCAGAAGTTCCAGACTTAAGAGATTTCTTTACTAAGAACATGGTGTGCATGTACTGGAAGAGGAGAAAGATAAGAAAGCATTCAATGCACATGTTTAAGATTTTTATACTTGATAAATGATAGCTAGCAGAGCGTCTCATTTGCAGTGTTGCAACAGAAAGTCCaatagaaattttacttttaaaaaaatgaatggagaTTCTACAGCATAAATGATATTAGTTAATGAAAACATCATAGAACATATGCGAATGCATACCCCAAAATGATCCTCTGGGCTCTGAGTGCAAGGAATAAAACAAACTATcaaacttgtaaaaaaaaaaaaaaaaatcatataaaaagcCCTACTCAAATAACATGAATTAAAATCATATGACAGATCCTTGCTACCAGTTTAATATTAAATGATATTCAACCGTTCTCCAGACTGATTCCTATTAGTCTGTGACTCAGGCTAATGAATAGTAGTTTCAGCCACTTGTTCTTTTCTGTAAAGTCCCAGTAGAAATACAGTAGTTATTCCAGTATATTAGAATGGCTgtagaaaacatattaaaaataatgataaactataaaataatatggCTGAAATTTATTGACTCAAATATGCTCAACAGGTACTCAAATAATAATCTTCCATATATATCTCTATTCAAGTAGAGTTCACAGAATTTAATTTGTAGACTCTCCAGAAAGCCAACAAAACAATAATCTGCTTCAGGCAACCTTATTAGATATATTCTTTGCACTAAATGGGTAACACACTTTTTCTCTATATAATATTCAAAGTACAAAGTTTGCAACAGTTGTACTTCAACAGGAAGATTTACTATTCTGACAGGAAGATTACAGGAAAAGCtatttataaaatgcatataaagttTAATATTCTAAGCTActtataaaatgcatataaagtttaatattcatttttaacttttcttttctgaaaagacATTAAGCACACAGACTTATCTCTAAACGAAATGGAATAAACCTAAGCTACCTAACTTCTTTAATCTCTAGTTACCTCCCACATCTACTaattaaaaatatggtattttcaAACACTTAAAATCGTGCAAAGGCTTTGAAGTTGTAACTTACCTCACTTATTTTAATCTGTCGTAATTCTTCCTCAGCTGCAGTCAGTGGGGCAGGGGAAGATTGTGATAGCAAGTATTTTTTATATCCATGTAATGATACATCTTCCTGCAAGTACAGAATAGACTATAATCAGTAATTCTCTAGAATTAAAACGACAGTGAGGTTACTTTAGGAAAAGCAAAATCATTaacagaaaagattttaaattaaaataaatagcattatgaattttaatatatttttactttaatccTCAATTTTAAGTTTCAAAACTTTTTAACGGGAGTACCTACTGTTCATTTTATATGACGTTTCATAATTACTAAATAGTTTGTATGAGTTTCATACTGGCAAAGTGAAATACTGAATCTGGTCATCCTTTAAGTCTATAGGACAACTGTAATTAACCTTCTGGGGAAAACTGCCCAATGATTATCCAATAATCAACATATTCAGATTCTGAATACTATGTTATAAtgatttatataatttctttgtaattattcATGGAAAACTATTATAGTTTtcatgtcaaaagaaaaaaatactacaaaGAGGTCTACCTATCATCAAAATTTTGTGGTTTAGAAGACTGAGACTCATGAAATTGAGAAACTGGCCGACTTCACAATTAATGGTGAAGCAGCAATATATTCCCATCTAGTCTTGTGCTCTTTCCACTAGATTATATGACTTCCTGAATCAGAAAagctctaaacaaacaaaaaagttcaaaaatatatttcagtgtttcaatttgtgtatatacatgtaaatacatatatttaccaTGTACATTAGAAGAATCAGTACGTTTCAATACACTTATTGTCAATGTCAAACAGATACAAATGAATAAACTCAAAGTTACATCAGGTAACTTTTATATCATATGAAATATAGTATTTCTCTTATTCTCATGTTTTCAGATTATCCATCTGAATTCATATCAATTACCCATTACCTAGGAGTTcttctttaatcattttaattgcaACATATAGAatccacataaaaatataatacctTTACTGTTCCAAATACTTCATCTTTAATGTGGCCACCTCCAAATTCCTTCTTCAGAGTTGCTCTTGTTGCTGCATACAACATTTTTTGACGAACCTATTCAGTTGTGAAAGTTTACTTAGAagttaataaatgaaaacattacaaaagaaagcacattttgaatgtattaatatcctaaatcatattaaaaataa from Papio anubis isolate 15944 chromosome 9, Panubis1.0, whole genome shotgun sequence includes the following:
- the TWF1 gene encoding twinfilin-1 isoform X1, whose product is MTRRDRRRSSHFLGPPAGAARRTQRRSRELAAVAMSHQTGIQASEDVKEIFARARNGKYRLLKISIENEQLVIGSYSQPSDSWDKDYDSFVLPLLEDKQPCYILFRLDSQNAQGYEWIFIAWSPDHSHVRQKMLYAATRATLKKEFGGGHIKDEVFGTVKEDVSLHGYKKYLLSQSSPAPLTAAEEELRQIKISESPEDHFGVQTDVGVDTKHQTLQGVAFPISREAFQALEKLNKRQLNYVQLEIDIKNEIIILANTTNTELKDLPKRIPKDSARYHFFLYKHSHEGDYLESIVFIYSMPGYTCSIRERMLYSSCKSPLLEIVERQLQMDVIRKIEIDNGDELTADFLYEEVHPKQHAHKQSFAKPKGPAGKRGIRRLIRGPAETEATTD
- the TWF1 gene encoding twinfilin-1 isoform X2 — its product is MTRRDRRRSSHFLGPPAGAARRTQRRSRELAAVAMSHQTGIQASEDVKEIFARARNGKYRLLKISIENEQLVIGSYSQPSDSWDKDYDSFVLPLLEDKQPCYILFRLDSQNAQGYEWIFIAWSPDHSHVRQKMLYAATRATLKKEFGGGHIKDEVFGTVKEDVSLHGYKKYLLSQSSPAPLTAAEEELRQIKISEVQTDVGVDTKHQTLQGVAFPISREAFQALEKLNKRQLNYVQLEIDIKNEIIILANTTNTELKDLPKRIPKDSARYHFFLYKHSHEGDYLESIVFIYSMPGYTCSIRERMLYSSCKSPLLEIVERQLQMDVIRKIEIDNGDELTADFLYEEVHPKQHAHKQSFAKPKGPAGKRGIRRLIRGPAETEATTD